In Zingiber officinale cultivar Zhangliang chromosome 3A, Zo_v1.1, whole genome shotgun sequence, the DNA window ccgaattactcggcaagggacttattcgtcctagtcactctccatggggagctccagtgctattcgtaaagaagaaggatgggtctatgcgaatgtgtatagactaccgagcgctgaataatgtgacgatcaagaatcggtacccactcccgcggatcgatgatctgttcgatcaactgaagggtgtgactgttttctcaaagatagatctacgatccggatatcatcaagtgaaagtgaaaccagatgatatagcaaaaacagcatttcgaacccgatatggacactatgagttcatagttatgcctttcggagtaaccaacgctcttgcagtatttatggacctgatgaatcgagtatttatggcatatcttgataaatttgtgatcgtcttcattgatgatatacttatctactcgagaactccagaagaacatgtcgaacacctgaatactgtactacagatcattcaagagaaacaactatatgcaaaattctccaaatgcgagttttggcttgaccgggtaatatttctaggttatgccatctccaaagatggagttatggtggatccaagtaaaatcgaagctgtaaataactggaatcgACCAAAGAATACCAGCGAAGTtaggagttttctcggactagcaggttattacaggaaattcgtagagaatttctccaaaatcgcagctcctatgacagccctcaccaagaaaaatacaaagtatgaatggacagaagcttgcgagaagagtttcgcggaattaaaaaggagactgaccagtgctccgattcttactcttccggaaaccaacagaggcttcgatatgtacagcgatgcttccatcacaggacttggagctgtactcatacaagatggcaaagtcattgccaacgcttctagacaacttaaagaacatgagaagaattatcctattcACGACTTaaaactagcagccgtggtcttcgctctaaaaatatggagacattatctatatggagctcagtgtaagatttataccgaccatcagagtctgaaatatttcttcacgcagaaagacctgaatatgaggcaacgccgatggctcgaattagttaaagattatgactgcgagatcctTTATCACCCTGGAAAGgtgaacaaagtggctgatgcactcagccgaaagttcagtgtcACCTGaagcaactattttaaagttcgaggatgaacattttatgaggtacggggtactgtaacacccactaagcttttaagaataaatatgagaatgatgaatttgccttagaaaagtaataagaagtgagttgaagtaaaaagaaataaaatgaaataaaaagaagtgatggtcaaggattgaaccttgaacctcttatattataattcatagaattaattagtagaagccaattgggatagagagaagatattgatagaaaaggagggaaactcatgataaaggtgagaataaaagatagccaaaagaaaacaagaaaagagcaagagaaaggcaacttgccttcctccctttctctccctcttcctctttgatcttgccgaaatttttaaagaggagttaaggggattcattcccccttattttatcatgaatggtgagaataaatggaaaataagataaataaaataaaaatagagaaaaaggctaagggagaaggaaagcaaaaatcaagtttgctacctcttcccccttaacataaaagggagcaagaaaagagaaaaattatttttctctcattttccactcatcctctccctcaccgagaacaccacagttccctctcctccatcttcggccccaaagccaagtttgtccctaagaaagcctaagatacaaggaggacttagcaaaggaatcaagggaaaggaactagaagaagagactatttcttcttcaccataccttagatccacaagcgaaaaggatgtaagcttcccctcacctgtggtacaaggcgttttatgtacttttcggattttatgaggattttaaaacctagaaacaagtttgagagaattcagccaagaagagctttcaaaatctaatgatgtttaactagtcttcactatatgatagatttttctatgctatgtagaggggtttttcttcatgcttttatacctatatgatgcttggtcagaggagtactgaaccctagaatttcggccaaaaatattcttaagaggctagggaaatttattgtcttacccaactagtacaaggttctccctatgaaatattaaggattatgtattggtttttcttccttagaagatatttgaaactaaaagaaaactcaCTCATATGTTTTGgacaaggaagggtttaggattaggaaggcctttaaatttaaataaccatgctcatgctatagaatacaaagatcttaaaggatttgtatgcttgaatattgctagaatttcatgaactccttcttagggtttttcggccatgatgagatggatagcttagaaagcttaaacaaaattttaaaatgctcaagacctctgtgctgtttagatatgaaagttgtttaatgccctcatgcttaattagggtgtagaaaaattagtagcataacatatatcatgtatgaccacaaggggtcctagtttactcatgaaccaatttgtatatatgattcgtagtaacttttgccatgaaacttacttagatttttcatgctttaggccacttaaaaacctagctaaagaatggtaggtttcggccatgggaaaaaaataaaagaaaaagagaaaaagaaccctagaaagcctaagacacaattcatatgtatactcattaggcttgtctttacacatgctatgaaactcgtatgacttcacatgttttttttatgttattgaagcaagtttaagcactgatgagtttcgtccaagtagggtttaaataacctagaggccttagaatttaaaccaaaggtgttaaaattcttcttatgaaaatatgataacctattgattgtgtcacatgcttgtataatttttccatgatctaaaaggactattgtaagtctcggccatggagGGTTAGACaccctagggaccctaggacttaaattaaatatgctcatgccaccctacatgaaatgtgataagtagaaagccaaggttcaattgctatatgttgttttatgacctaaaatgatgctagggtatgtttcggccataactattgtatgatgctttgtatgaatttatacataatgttagtccaagttcacatgcttgtatgcttgtttgtagccctaatgagaacttgttaaatttcggccatgacatatgttaagggcttaaagaacttaggaactaattcaaatatgtcaaatgtgtttaccttatttcttggtaaaaatgttataaatatgatttcaagttgtctatgtttttatgtcatatggaaccttgtttcacaccttaaggtttcggccacatgaaattagggacttgaagaacttagaaactaagttaatcatgtttataatgcttcctatgaaaatgttatgatgataatttaggtaccacatgcttggatgttgtgtttagcctaaattgagctctaaaggggtttcggccacaagggtttaggaagcttagaaccaagataaatatgataccatgtttcctatgataggataatcacaagatacacccttatgcttaatatgtatgcttgtgatttatgacttatgatatgatatgcatgcttttatgatatgatatgctttgtgcttaaaatatgcatgcttttatgataagctatgtggataaaatatgcatgcttgatgatatgttttatgcttaagatatgcatgtttttatgatctatgcctaagtgatgcatattgttatgacatgatgtatgcctaagtgatgcatacctttatgatatgatgtatgcctaagtgatgcatacctttatgatatgatgtatgcctaagtgatgcatacttttatgacatgatgtatgcctaagtgatgcatacttttatgatgtgtgcctaagtgatgcatgcttttatgatacatgatatgtatgacatgtactttactttatgtgtgagtggcttgtaccaagggtgggttccataagcgccccggggactaaggacctcgttagggatgggctcctaagtgcccctaggactaagggcctaatatgtttgcctcgtagggttcaagacttgctaccttggacctacaaggttgcgcgcaatatgtaagtggtacatagccgggatcccccttatgttgagattattttcaagtatatatacatataaaagagaatggttttaaagatcatgagacatacacatgtttttcggatacatgttttccaaaatcatattacatacaccttttgattatgctatgtttcatgctatgctcttgattatgatatgtcatgataaggtatgtttatgttatgttcatgctataccttatagatatgtttcggccatggatatgttgatgcttgatatatatagatttcggccatggatttgatgatgccttgatgtacatattcggccatagttatgatgctttgatatacatgtttcggccatgctttgatataccatgatacttgtttgttatgctatgtctagctatgttttatgcaatgcactatgtatatgtttcggccatgatgatgtttgatatgtcatgactagttgtgattatattatgatgcatgataagcttgaatagaatgctatgttatgccatgattagctgagattatgacttgttgatacattcttgattatgtgctgattgttggctttagtgagtaggaaaagaacttactgagccatgagtgctcatagcttactttccttgtaccacagataaaggaaaaagctggatgagttaaaggagcagcaggaggggcaacaaagatgtgtgtggcggtggctaggcaactaattaagaacctgctttaaaacctttaagaactctgctttggttttgtgaaatgtaatacaatatgagtgacttgatactaagtttttatttatttcgttatcatgttatgaaaccatgttagtgtagttcggttttaattaagttaagaaaaataattttaagtcttccgctgtagtacgtacgtagagtatcgtagccccgtcccttagggttagcagggagggcgggagTTACAGGTAATTATCAACTGAATATCAATTTCAGTCATTAATTATCGACTGAATTCGTCATTCTGTCGGAAAAACCCGAACCCCACTCCCGACTCGATGGAAAACCCTAAAACTAGTGGTAAGTGGATCTATCGACTGAATTAATTTCAGTTGGTAATCCTCGACTAATTATTTTCAATCGGTAATTACCGACTAAATGTTAATTTCAATCAGTATTCATCGACTAAAATAAAGTCAGTTGGTAATTACCGACTGAAATTAATTCAGTCGGGGATTACTGACTGAAATTAATTTTAGTTGGGGATTCCGTTGTTATTCGCATGATTTTTTATAgtgactatttttattttatttttcatttacttTTATAACAAATGCTTAGTGAGAAATTGAGCCAACGAAGTTAATGGACAAGAAATGAGTAACTAACCAATTCATCATTGCTTTTTTTTAAAAGATCATTATACTTTAATAAAAACCTAATATTAGGACGTTTAGATGGTTAGGTTATCATCATTTTTTTATGTCTAATGGAGAACTTTTCTCCCTATGTATCacaataattttctaaattgatTTGTATGATATTCTTATAGAGATTAATTTTCCACATCATTACTTAATGTGGAGGAGCTGAACTCTTTCTTTGAATTCATACTCTCTATAGTCATTAAGTACTAGCTACTACTGAATGCTTGACAAAATGTACCTCAATATCAAACTCTTTTAGACtaaatataagattaattaaaaagttCAAACCCAGAACTTAAAATTGCCAATCTACGATTCCATTTATTGTAGACTTCGTCAGCAGATCACCTTCTACCCCAATTGAAACCAGCTAAAGGCATTTCTATCGTGAGGCTCGTAAGGTTGCTGTTCGACTGGCTGGCTCTCTGTAGACTCCATCGTCTTTGCGAAACGCCCTTTTACCCTTGGCCTCATCTCAGCATAGGCCTTCCTCGAGGCATATCGTATCTGCTTCTCGTacctcctcttctttctcttctctttgtaCCTCATGATCTTGGCTTCCCTCTCCATTGCCAGGTCACCTCGGCCGGCCGTCATGCCTTCCCCAACCTCTCTGTTGCTATCGTTCAAAGTGCCTTCAAGTGTGCTCCCCGAGAATGGCATCTACGAATCAAGATCAGTACGTCAGGTGTCTTGCCACATGAGATAAAATGCAGTTGGCCCTCTCTCTATTATGTAAACCAAACCGTTTATATTAGAAATTTGTTGACATGTGTTTAATTTCATAATGTCAGCCATTTTCTACTTAGAATTAATTTGTAGTTTGCCAAATGAAATGTAGGGCGGTAACTTCAGAAACCTTTACGATAATCATCTTCGATCCTCAACCAGCCATActtcagttaagttaaaaatcACAACTGTAAAATGAGAACTGAGCTCATGGAACAATTAAGGacatgttattaactaatattgagatgacaattttttttccttctacgAATGGATAATAAACAAGAAGAAAAGTTTGACAAGGACTTAACTAAGTAGTCAAGACGTTTGGTTCTGCCCTCTATCAATTTGTCAGGAAAAGGAGCTAGATAACACGAATAATCTTTTAAGCCACAACTTGCTTTTCAGAAAATATTAGTGGTACAGCTGAGGTCTCTGCTTAATGGTTCTCAATATAATTAATACGATCCTACTTGTATCACATATCAGTGATTTCTCGACCTTGGGATCCATTATTGGATCGTGTCTACAAAATCTTAGCTCAACATAAACAAAAtgagagatttaattttaagaagaTCGAAGACAGAAATAAAAGTGGACTCCAATTATCTAACCTAGCTAGCTATGCCCACAAAACTTGCATGAGATGATCAAAATAATCGAATTCCACTCACGAAGGTGGCACCGGACGCCGCCTGCCCCACGGCCACCGCTGTCACTCCGGGTACCGTCTCTGGTGGCCCTGCGGAACTATTCAAGCTGACATCGAAGGTCAAGCCATGTCTAGAGTCATGACCTTCTCCCAGGCCATGCAGGTACCCGAATCCTCTGGCGGCCATTGCCGGGAGCTCCTGATCCAGCGGGGGATCACTGTCCTTGGGGTCGCTAAACATCCACGCGACCGAGTCCTCGTGCCCAAAGAACTGGAACTCACGCATGGGCTCGTTGAACAAGGTCGGGATGGCACGGTTGAGGTCGGTGCAGTGGGGGCATGCGCTGCCGCCGGTGCCTCGGCACACGTCGCACAGGTTGGACGCCGACATGGCTGCGATCATGTGACCGGGACCGGCCGAGGAAGGGAGAGCAGGGGAACGAGGGGTGGAGGTTTGTTAGCGTTGTGGCTGTGGTGGGAATTAATCAAAGTTAAGCGGATGTGTGGTAATTAGATCGTCTCGAGGACTGGATGGCCAATGAAGAGCAAGGTAGAGATATAGAGATCATTCCTTTTCCTGCGTGGTCGATTCCTCGCCATGTTTTATTTAATTTGGCAATAGAATAAGGATTATGGTACAAAGTATATATACACGAAAAGTTAACTGCTCAACGATTGAAGATTTTTAAGAGGTTGGCAGCTCTCTATGTGGTGGAGAAATTCTGGCTCCTGAGATGGACA includes these proteins:
- the LOC122053802 gene encoding transcription factor GHD7-like yields the protein MIAAMSASNLCDVCRGTGGSACPHCTDLNRAIPTLFNEPMREFQFFGHEDSVAWMFSDPKDSDPPLDQELPAMAARGFGYLHGLGEGHDSRHGLTFDVSLNSSAGPPETVPGVTAVAVGQAASGATFMPFSGSTLEGTLNDSNREVGEGMTAGRGDLAMEREAKIMRYKEKRKKRRYEKQIRYASRKAYAEMRPRVKGRFAKTMESTESQPVEQQPYEPHDRNAFSWFQLG